The region CAAACATAGTTGGGATTTCTATTTTCTTTCATGTTGCCGAAATTAGTAAGATTGTAATGATTAAAAGTAAATTATATGTGAAATATAACACTTACAAATGCTGGTCTTAATTTCCGTTTATTGTTCAGGAGTTAATTATCTTCACGATATGAGCAAGCTTTTTACAAATATTAAGGAATTAATTCAAGTTAGGGAACAAACAAATCAACCATTACGAGGCAAGCAAATGGATGAATTACCATCGATCAAAAACGCTTATTTGTGGCTGGAAGATGGTTTGATTAAAGATTACGGCAGTATGGATAATTACCATCCTCATCCCGCCGAGGAGGTTTATGACTGCACAGGTATGATTATCACGCCAGGTTATGTAGATAGTCATACCCATCTGGTTTTTGCCGGTACTCGTGAGAAAGAGTTTGAGGATAGGATTCACGGACTTTCTTATGAAGAAATCGCTGCAAGAGGTGGTGGTATATTAAATAGTGCTGCTGCTTTAGAAAAAATGACGGAAGAGGAGCTCTTTGAACAAGCGCGTTGTCGACTGGATCAAGTAGTTGCTCAAGGGACTACAGCCATTGAAATAAAAAGTGGCTATGGACTCAGTGTAGAAAGCGAATTAAAAATACTTAGAGTAGTGTCTCGCTTGCGCGAAAGCGGTACAAATAGCCATCATAAAATCCCAATAAAGTCGACTTTTCTAGGAGCACATGCTCTTCCAGTGAACTACAAGGAGGATCGGGAAGCCTATATCAACCTCATTATTGATGAGATGTTACCTAAAATAGCAGAAGAGCATCTTGCAGATTATATAGATGTTTTTTGTGAGCAAAATTATTTTACAGTAAAGGAGATGCTGCGTATTATAGAAGCAGGAAGTGCTTATGGCCTTAAAGCAAAAGTGCATGTGAATCAGTTCAACTCTATCGGGTCGATAGAAGCTGCAGTTCGAGCAGGAGCGGTAAGTGTAGATCATCTCGAAGTTATGGAGGCTTCAGATTTTACTGCCCTTTCCGGTTCAACAACCATTGCAACGGCCTTACCTAGTTGTTCTTTCTTTCTGGGACTTGATTATGCGCCAGTGAATGAAATGATAGATCGGGATATTGCCGTGTCTTTGGCGAGTGACTACAATCCGGGAAGCACGCCTTCTGGTAATTTGAATTTTGTTTTTTCTTTAGCTTGTATAAAAATGAAGATGACACCACAACGCGCTTTTAATGCCCTTACGATAAATGCTGCTCATGCACTAGAACTTGAAAAGGAGCTGGGAAGTATCACTATAGGTAAAAAAGCAAATCTTATGATTTTTAAAAATATAGAGAGTATTGCTGCCATACCATATAACTTTGGTCAAGTTGTTATCGATAAGGTAATTGTTAATGGTCAATTTATTTAGAAAGATATGAGGGATCATTTTCAACTATTCACCAAGGAAAAACGAGCGCATTATGTTTCTATTCGCTGCGATTTAAATAAGGAAAACTTTGTAAAATCTGAAGATGAGGCTGCTTCCTTTGCGCAGTCCATTGAAGTTTGTGAAGATTTAAAGGAACTTGCTAAGTTAAAGGCAAAATACCTTATTATAGGTATTCCTGAAGATATAGGTGTAAGAGCTAATCTGGGTCGAGCAGGAGCAAGTGAAGCTTGGGAATCCTTTTTAAAATTTTTTTTAAGTTTACAACAGACTTCTTTAAATGATGTCAGCCGATTCTGTGTTTTGGGAAATGTCACTACTAAAGATTTAATGTTACAAGCTCAAAATCTGGTAGCATCTTCTCATAAAGATCGAACGCAGTTGAGCGGTCTAGTAAAATTACTGGATCAACGGGTAAGTGAAATTGCTTCTTTAATAATAGCATCAGGAAAAACACCTATAGTTATAGGCGGGGGACATAATAATAGTTATCCGCTATTGAGAGCTAGTGGGTATTCTGTTCCAGTAGATTCTATCAATATAGATGCGCATACTGATTTAAGAGCTACTGCTGGCAGGCATAGTGGTAATGGTTTTAGTCATGCGATTCAAGAAGGCTATTTGAAGTCTTATTATATGATTGGAATTCAAGAGAACTATTTGAGTCAGCCCATGATTGATTTGATGGAACAAAGTGATGCGATAGATTACAGTCCTTATGATTTTGAAAATTTTGAAATTCAACAAGAAGTTCTAAAAGCTATAAAGCATGTAGACACGACCAATTTTGCGCTAGAAATAGATATGGATGTGGTGGCTCATTTCCCTTCCAGTGCGCAAGCGCCAGTGGGTTATTCTTTTCAAGAACTGAGGAATATGATGAACGGGATTCTTAAAAAGGCTTCCTCATTTCCAAAGTATATTCATATTTGTGAGGCAGCACCAAAATACGGTTATGAAAACCAAGTAGGTAAAGCGCTGGCTACTTTAGTAAATGATCTTCCTTAAAATGAGCTGGCAGTTGACTTTTCTTCCTGTTTTTCTAATTGTTTTCTGGTTGCTTTTGGTGCTTAAGAACCTATCCTCTTTTAGGAAGGAGTTTCAAAAGATGGATAGGAAAGAGCGTTCTACAGAGTTAGGTAAATTATTTATTAAGTATTTACAAAAAAAGTATTTATGGAGATCTATACTGGCAATGATCTTTTGTTTTGCAATTTATGTACTTGTTTATTTTATAATAAGAGCCTAAAAAACACTAAAGCGCACCTAAATAAGGTGCGCTTTAAGAATTTTAAACAGTTAGCTGATAAATATTGTCTTACTGATTTACAAACTCCGCATCTGTTAAGGTTTTCATGAAATTAATAAGATCTGTTTTTTCTTGGTCTGTTAAGTTTAAAGGATCTGTTGGTAGTGTTTGGTATTCTTGATTTGTGATCCCTATCCCGTAGCCACCACCTAAATTGTAAAACTCAATAACTTCTTCAAGAGTTTTATAAACACCGTTGTGCATGTATGGGCTGGTTAAAGCTATGTTTCTTATGCTAGGTGTTTTAAAGAAGTGTTTGCGATTCTCTGTTTTGTATATTTCAAACCTACCTAGATCTGTATCAATCCTTGCATTATTTGTTACGGCTGCTTCTGGCACTCCTAAATGCTCCATTTCAGTTTCCATAAAATCTGGTGGTACAGTTCCATTAAAAACAGGTGCAAAATGGCATGTAGCACATTTTGCTTTACCGTTAAAAAGGTTAAAACCATTTATTTCTGAAGCAGTAAGTGTGTTGATCTCATTTCTGATATTTTGATCCCATTTAGAATTCCAATAGTTGAGACTACGCACATAATCAGCAATAGCATCCCTAATACTGTTTTGATGAATAGGAGTTGCATAAGCTATTTCAAACTCTTTTATATAAGAAGAGTCTTGGTCTATTAGTGAAGCAAAACTTTTAAGATCAGAATGAAACTCCTGTGAGTTGTTAATTACTGAAACGATCTGACCTTCTAGACTACCAGATCTTTTATCATAGAAAAAGCCTTGTTGATAAGCGCTATATGTTAGACTAGGACTATTGCGGTTCAATCCGTTGGACTTTGTTAACCCATCAGTAAACGCCAGGTTACTTTTATGGCAAGTTGCACAACTTACTGTTTGAGAAGAAGAAAGACTTTTGTCATGGAACAGTCTTTTTCCTAATTGGATTTTATCCTCACTAAGCGGCGTTACTTTCCTACCTGCAAAAAAATCTAATGACAAAGCTTCTTTTGAGAACAAGCTGCTTGCATTATTATCTATTGCCATTTGCAAAGGAAAGCTTACTTGCCAATCTTTCGCTGTCTCTACCCATAACACCAGCATGGGGTCTATGTGTGATTTTATAAACTCGTACCTATTAAAATTTTCAAAATCACCCTCTGTTAGGTAGGATTTTGCTCTGCTAAACTTGTCCTGCCATAAAGCTTTCAATGGCTCCTTTTTAAAGTTGTGATCGTAGAGGTTTAAGATTTGTTCCGCTTTCGCGAAAGCGGTAACCGCATCCATCAAACTGCTTTCTAAAACGGGAGAGTCAAAACCAGTAACACCAGTCGTCGCGGTGCGTATTAATTGTTTGCGTACGATCCAAAGTACGTGATAGGGTTTTAAATAAGCTACATCTGTATTTCTTAAAAGCACTTGTAATCTAGAGTGAATTTTACCAGCTGTTTTATGAACAGCATCTATATCTGGCGCATCGCTGAATATATTTTCTTCCAATGTTTGAAAGCTGCTGGGTTCATTTATCTTGATATCGGTCAAGTCTTCTTCTTCTACTTTAAGAAGGTTAGGTGCATTGAGGAAACTGTAGTTATTCTGGTCTTGAAAGGAAAGCACTGGTTCTACTTTTTTAAATTGTGTTCGTGCTTTTTTAAAATAGAACTTTAAACTATCCACTTCAGAAGTACGCGTTAACGCACCGACATAATCAGCACAACTCTGAAGATCTACTAGGTACATATTCTGTAAAGCGATGGAGGGCTGCAGATCTATTTTTTCGACATATTCTTCAGGACTGCTTTTACAAGAGATCAAAAACAAAAGAAGACCTGTAAGGGTACAGATCTTCTTTATTATATTTAAAATAGGCAAGTTCATCTTATCTATCTAATCCAGTTAGAACGTATAAGATACTTCCTTCTTTTCTGCTGCTTGCTATGTCTATTACTGCATTAGGGTCAGAGAAAGCGCTGCCGTCTGCTGGTTCCCAACCGTGATTTTGTGTAGCAACCATAAAAGTACCTTCAATCCCTACCTGGTCAGAGATGTCTATCATTCCTGTTATTTCCCAGATACTGGTCTCGCTACCTATTCCCGCTGCTGCTGCCGCTACTTGGTCACATTCTAGAACAGTTTTTACAACTCCTGTGGTCAAATTGTATTGATACAATCTCGCGTAATGAGTTCTTGCAGGATCGTCAAAATAACCGTTAGGATCTTCTTGAATATAAGCATAGTTTTCAGTGACTAGGATATTATCAGGACTGTGAAAACCCCATGCTTTACCACCTATTTTATCTCCATCTAGTACACAAGTAATTTTTGCAGGTCCTGTTGGGTCATTTTCATTTAATTCGACTTTGTATATACGTCCGTACTGTGCCCCTTTACCAACTAATGCATCTCTCTTGCGGCCAGTAACTGCAAAATATACTTCTCTTTGGTTGTTGTCACTACCACGTCTCCAGTCGATATCTTCTAGTCTAGAGAAGCCCATAACTCCTTTAGTTTTAGCTTCAGCATCTAACAGGTCTATGTTTTTTTCATTCAGTTCCACAAAAGAGGCATCATAAGATTGTCCTTCTTGCATGTCCATTTCAAAATTAATTCCTGCTGAGGTTACTTTTAATCCATAAAGTGTTCCATTATAAAGATCACCTCGATCTCCTACATACATTCCTAATTGTCCAGAAGGGATGTTATTGTCAGCATGATCATCACCTATAAAAACGACAGTTTTATCGTCATAAGCGTCTTTTCCTATCGCAACAGCATTTTCAGTACTCCACTGTCCCATAGCGGTAAGCATTTCTGGAAACATTCTAGAAGAAGCATCTTTAGTCACCTCAGTAGCAAAAACTCCTTTTGAAGCGCCACCCCATTCTCCACCAGAAAGATAAAGAGGTCCAAAGCCATGTTCTTCAGGAGTAATTAACGAACCAGAACATTGAGCTGTGGATCCTGTAGCTTGTTCATTTAAGATATATTCACCTGCAATAGGTTGAAAGGTTTTGTCTAGTGTAATGCGAGCTATGGAATAATCTGCTTCAAGATTATTGATTACTGTATAGTTTTGTTCATTTGCGTTATAAATCAATCCGCATCCATCTGCCATGGAACCGTAGACAAAGTTAGGCGTATCTTGCAATTGGTCTTCACTAGAAAGGATAGGGTATACATTTACCGAAGAGAACTCTGAAGTAGTTTTTAAAAAGTTAGGAGTTATGGAGTGAGCTCTAAGCACCACATCATCTGCTTGTGGATTTAACCTAGGTGACTCGTCATTATTACATGCTGTTAATGTTAATAAACCAGCTGCAGCAAAAAGTAGAATTTTAGTTTTCATATTTGTATTTTTACGTTGTGACAAATCTATTTCTAAGTTCTTTAAACAAAGGAAATTAAAGAATAACCTTGTTTTACAATATTGTTAGTAACGAGGCTTTATAAAGTTAGAGAAAGGTTACCTATTTTAATTTAAGGTTTAGAAACCAAATTCAAGTAATTGTATTTAAGATGGTTAACAGTTATTATTAGAGTTTAGTTTTATTTTATGTAAATATAAAATGGAGGTAATTAAATTTAAACACACTTAAAATCAAATAAAATGAAAAAAGTATTTATTGCCTTATTTGCTATTTCTATGATGAGTATTTCTTGTAAAGACAACAAGGGAGAGACTGTAGAAGAAGAACTATCAACTACCGAAACAGTAGAAGAGCAAACATTGCCAGAGCCTAACAATATAAAGGTAACACCTATATCTCACGCGACATTTGTATTGGACTGGAACGGTCAGATTATTTATGTAGACCCTACAGGAGGAGCTGCTGCTTTTGAAGGTATGCCTGCAGCTGATGTAACTTTGATCACAGATGTACATTATGATCACTTGGATGAAGAAACGCTTGCTGCCGTAAAAGGAGCTAGTAAGATAATTACTCCACAAGCTGTAGCAGATAAGATGGTAGGTTTTAAACCTTCTAACATTATCAACAACGGAGAAACTAAAACGATCTCAGGAATAGAAATTACAGCTGTCCCTATGTACAACCTCACAGAAGGTAGATTAGAGATGCATGTTAAAGGCAGAGGAAACGGTTATGTATTAGAGAAAAACGGTTATCGTGTTTACATCTCTGGAGATACAGAAGATATCCCAGAGATGAGAGCATTAAAGAATATAGATAAAGCGTTTTTATGTATGAATTTACCTTACACTATGGATATCGACCAAGCGGCAAACGCTGTTCTTGAGTTTCAACCTAAGCAGGTAATCCCTTATCATTACAGAGGTACCGAAGGGTTTCAAGATGTAGAAAAATTCAAGAAAATGATTGATGATACCAATAGTGGTATTAAGGTAGCCCTTATGGACTGGTATCCTGCTAAGGCAGAATAATCATTCCAGCATCCAAAGTTAAAAGGGGAATACTATGATAGTATTCCCCTTTTTTTTATGTGTTAAATTCTTGGTATTATCTCCTTCGTAATGAATCAAATCCAACATCAACTTTTGTTTTGATAAAAAAGAGAAAACGAGATGTGATTATATGAGGAATACATTTGCCTAAAAGAAGGATAAAAAAATTCCCAATATCAGATTTGATATTGGGAATTTAAATAGTTGATAATTATTTAATTACCCTATAATTTCATTAAAAGTTTTACTTGGTCTCATGGCAGCTTCAGTCTTAGCGGGATCTGGCAAATAGTAGCCACCTATATCCATAGCCTTGCCTTGTACAGCAATAAGTTCACTAGTAATTTTCTCTTCGTTTTCCACAAGCTTGTTAGCTAGCGGAGTAAATTGTGCAGCAAGTTCTTCATCAATATCTTGATCTGCTAGCTCTTGTGCCCAATAGGTAGCAAGATAGAATTGAGAACCTCTGTTATCTAGTTCATTTACTTTACGGGAAGGAGACTTTCTATTGATTAAGAATTTCTCTGTTGCTCTTTCCAGTGCATCAGCGATGATTTGTGCTTTTTCGTTTTTATAAGAAATAGCAAGATGTTCTAATGAAACGGCAAGTGCAAGAAATTCTCCAAGAGAATCCCAACGCAAATGATTTTCTTGCTCAAATTGTTGAACGTGTTTTGGAGCACTACCACCAGCACCAGTTTCAAATAATCCACCACCATTCATCAATGGAACGATAGAGAGCATTTTTGCGCTCGTTCCTACTTCAAGAATAGGGAACAAGTCTGTGTTGTAATCTCTTAATACATTTCCAGTGACAGAAATGGTGTCTTCTCCATCTTTCATTCTTCTCAGCGTACGTTCCGTAGCTTTTATAGGAGAAGCTATCGTAATATCAAGTCCTTGAGTATCATGATCCTTAAGATAATGAGTTACTTTTTTGATGATTTGAGCATCATGTGCTCTGTTTTTATCCAACCAGAAAATAGCAGGATCATTAGTAGCTCGAGCTCTTGTTACAGCAAGCTTTACCCAGTCCTGAATAGGTGCATCTTTAGTTTGACAAGCTCTCCATATATCTCCAGCTTCTACATTATCCTCTAAATATACCGTACCATCAGCTGCATCAACTACTTGAACTTTTCCGCCAAAGGCGATTTCAAATGTTTTATCATGAGAACCGTATTCCTCAGCTTTTTGTGCCATAAGGCCTACATTAGGAACAGTCCCCATTGTAGTAGGGTCAAAAGCACCATTCTTCTTACAGAATTCAATAGTAGCATCGTAAACTCCAGCATAAGAGCTGTCTGGAATAACCGCTTTTGTGTCTTGAGACTTACCATCTTTATTCCACATTTGTCCAGAGTTTCTGATCATCGCAGGCATAGAGGCATCAATAATAATGTCACTAGGCACATGGAGGTTAGTAATACCATGGTCACTATTTACCATAGCCAGTTGAGGTCTATATTTATACACTTCGCGCAGTTCATCTTGAATCTTTTCTCTTTCCAATTCAGGAAGTTCGTGAAGTTTGCTCAATAGGTCACCTAGTCCGTTATTAACATCTACACCAATTTTATTAAATACGCTGCTGTATTTATCAAATAAGGGTTTGAAAAATATTTTTACTGCATGGCCAAATATGATAGGGTCGGAAACCTTCATCATTGTCGCCTTCATGTGTAAAGAAAACAGCACATCTTTTTCTAAAGCATCGTCTATTTGCTCCTCTAAGAATTCCAATAAGGCTGCCTTACTCATGTAGGTAGCATCAAGAATTTCTCCTTCTAATAAAGAGAGTCCTTTTTTGAGAACATGAACTCTACCTGCCTTATCGATCAATTGTATATCGACAGTAGTTTCTTTTTTTGTAGTAAAGCTTTTCTCGTTATGGGCAAAATCTCCAGCAGTCATTGTGGATACATGAGATTTAGAATCTTTACTCCAAGCACCCATGGAGTGAGGGTTGTTTCTTGCGTATTGCTTGACAGGTTTAGGAGCACGACGGTCAGAATTACCTTCACGTAAAACTGGATTTACCGCACTACCTTTTATTTTATTATAACGTGCTTTAGCCTCTTTATCTTCTTCTGTTACTGGCTCCTCCACATAGTGAGGAATGTCATATCCTTTTGCTTGCAACTCTTTAATAGCTTCGATCAGTTGTGGTAAAGAAGCAGATATATTAGGTAATTTGATGATGTTTGCATCAGATTGCTTTACAAGCTCACCTAATTCAGCAAGTGCGTTTTCTTGTTTTTGGTCTTCCTTTAATCTTTCTGGAAAAACAGCAAGTATTCTACTGGCAAGTGAGATATCTCTGCTTTCAATATCAATTCCTGCTGGTGCGATAAACTTTTTTACAATAGGTAAGAAAGAAGATGTTGCTAAGGCTGGTGCCTCATCTGTTTTAGTATATATGATCTTAGGTTGATGTGACATGTTGAATTGAATTTTAATTTGTAATAAAACGATAGGATACGTCATCGTCTACGATCTGTTTGATCAGCTCGCAAATATAAAGCAACGAGGCTATTTTTAAAAGATTTTCACTAAGGCTTAGCACTTAAAGTGTCAAATTTTGAAAGAAACACCTATTATCAATATATAAGTTTATAAAATTTTAGCGCATAAAAAAAGCTGCCCGATAAAGGGCAGCTTTTTTATATAATTGAAAAGGATTACTTTCTGCGCGCTTCTTTGATACGTGCTTTCTTTCCAGTAAGTTCTCTGAAGTAGAAAATACGTTTTCTACGTACCGCTCCTTGCTTGTTTATTTCGATTTTTTGAAGAGCTGGAAGGTTTAAAGGGAAAATACGCTCTACACCTATACCACCAGACATTTTTCTAATAGTGAATGTTTTTGTTAAACCAGTACCTCTTAATTGAAGAACAACTCCACGGAAGAACTGTGTACGGCTTTTTTCACCTTCTTTGATCTCATAAAATACAGTGATGGTATCTCCAGCTGAGAATTTAGGGAAATCTTTTTTTTCTATGAATTCGTCTTGTACGAACTTTACTAATTGTTCCATGTTACTAGGAATTATTTTATTTATGTAAGGTACTAACGTTCACGATTATCGTCAGAGGTTAATTTTTACGAGTTGCAAAAATACAACCTTGTCATCAACTGACAAATAAAATAAGAAGTTTTTAAAGGGAGTTACCTAATAATCAATTTTTTCACAAAATTGGAGGAGGTAGTACTTACTCTAAGGAAATACATTCCTGTGCTGAGTTTAGATACATCAAAGGTTTGCTCATCACTGTTAATACTTCTTTTTGCATTATATACTTGCTTACCCAAAGAGTTGATTATGGTTAAATTTAAATCGTTGCTAGTGGAGCTGGAGAAGGTCAGTTTTAAATAACCATCTTTGACTGGATTCGTAAGGATCGTAAGTTTTTCCTTTTCTTTTTGAATAGGTGTGGTAACAACAGTATCATGACCACTATCTTGTATGATAGCAGCACCTAAGGAGAACGTAAAAACGCTTAGTAATAAAAAGAGTAAAATTTTTCTCATAATAATATTGTCTTGTAAAGTTAAAACTTTTTAACCAATTATAGGTGTTAATCTTCGCTTAAAAGATCAGGCCTTCTTTCTTCTGTTCTTTCAAAAGCTTTTTCTTCTCTCCATAACTCTATGGCTCCAAGGTTACCACTTAATAATATTTCAGGAACTTTGTGACCTTTATAGTCTGCCGGACGGGTGTACACAGGTGGGGCCAGTAATCCGTCTTGAAAACTATCGGTCAATGCACTAGTCTCATCACTTATCACGCCAGGAATTAATCTGATTAAGGCATCACATAAAACAGCAGCTCCTAGCTCACCTCCAGATAGTACATAATCACCTATAGAGATTTCTTTAGTAATATAAAGATCCCGCACCCGCTGGTCAATTCCTTTATAATGCCCACATACAATCATGATATTTTCTTTGAGCGATAGATGGTTAGCCATTCCTTGATTTAAGGTTTCACCGTCTGGAGTCATATAAATCACCTCGTCGTAATCCCGCTCCCCTTTCAGTCCATTGATCATCTTATCCAGTGGCTCAATCATCATAACCATTCCTGCTCCACCACCATACTGATAGTCGTCTACTTGATTGTATTTATTAAGTCCGTACTTTCTTAAATTATGCATGTGCACTTCTACAAGACCCTTCTCGATGCTTCTTTTTAAAATGGAGGCTTCAAAAGGACTTTTTATCAATTCTGGTAATAAGGTGATGATATCTATACGCACAATGCTTGTTTTGAGGCAAAGTTAAAGGAATTGTGCGATGTTAAAAGAAAAAGTAGCAGTTGTTAACTTTAAATAACCGCTATACATTTATTATAAATCAACCCCAGTCACTATCCTCCATCTCAAATATCTCTAATACGTTTACTTTAAAAACGCTAGCCATTTTTAAGGCTAGTAGGGTAGAGGGTACATATTTTCCTTTTTCTATCGTATTAATGGTCTGACGGCTTACTTGTATTTTATCTGCTAGATCTTGCTGTGTGAAATCATGCATGGCTCGCAATACTTTTAATTTATTCTTCATCGCTCGCCGTTTTAAGTTGATACTTTTTCCACTCCAACCTAATAATGAAAACCAGTATAGGCGTAAAAACATTAATCATAAGTACATTGAAAAAGGAGAATCCATAAATAAATAGGGTAGCGATTATAAATAGGCCATAATTAACATACATTGCCCATATCAGCGCATCTTTTCTGATAAGACCTATCAATTCATCTTCTATTTTTTCTTTGGAAAAACACCATAACATACCAGTTGTAAGAGCAATGACTGTTAAAATCTCATCCAGAATATTATTCTTTTCATATGGGCCAGAAACCGTACCGTTTAAAAAGCCATCGTCAAATGGAGAAAACACGGTAACATCTAAAGCCTCTGGCGACCAATCAAAAATAATGGCCGCAATTAAACTAGTAAAGCTCAATAAAAACAGAAGCATTCCTAGCTTCTTGTATTTAAATGGAAACAAATAATTTTTCATAATACAGATCATTTATAAAGCAAATGTAATATAAAATGGACTAAAAGTAAAACAAACTATACAAAAAGTAATATAAGATTTACAACATAAGATTTTTAATAACATTAGTTAACTAGATCAGTAGTTTAATAACTATAAAAATAGTTTGACAACTACAATATTAGTTATACATTTGTATGAATAAATAAGAACAAATACATTAGTCATGGAGAAATTAACGCAAAAAGAAGAAGAGGTAATGCAGGCACTTTGGAGTCTGGAGAAAGCCTTTGTTAAAGAAATCGTTCCTGAACTCCAGGGTGCTAATCATTACAATACGGTATCTACTATTGTTCGCAAGCTGGAAGAGAAGGGCTATGTAGCTCATGAAGCCTTTGGTAAGACGCATCGTTACTTTCCTATTGTTGAAAAAGAAGCCTATCGCAACAAGTTTGTAAATAATGCGATGACCAGCTATTTCAATGATTCTTATAAGAATATGGTTTCTTTTTTTGCCAAAGAAGAGAAAATAAGCGCCACAGAATTGAGAGAGATTTTGGAAATGATAGAATCTAAAGAGAAATAGGATGGAAGCTGTACTAGAATATCTATTAAAAAGCGCTGGAGTACTGAGCCTATTTGTACTCATTTATCATTTTTTATTGCGCCGCCTGACCTTTTTCAATACCAATCGTTGGTTTTTATTAGCTGGTATTGCAGCAAGCATCCTCTTTCCGTTAATAGAAATTACTCAAACCGTTTACGTGGAGCAGGCAGAGCAATTACTTTATCTACCACAGCAAATGGTAACTCCTATGGCTATGATTATGGAGCAACCTCCAGTGGAAGCAACAGCTTTTGACTATGGAATGCTCGCCATTTACTTATACCTAGCTATTTCTATATTTTTCCTTGGTAAAATGTTCGTAGAACTAAGCTCGCTGCGCAGTTTGATTCTTTCTGGAACTCAAAAACGAGTTGGGAAGTTTGTTTTTGTGAAGCTTTCGCGAAAGCTAACCCCCTTCAGTTTCTTTAACTACATATGTTATTCTCTAGAAGATGAAAGCACAGCAGCACTAGATTTGATCTTAGAACACGAAAAAGTTCATGCAAAGCAATGGCATTCCATCGATTTACTAGTATCCCATGTCTTTAAAGCTCTTTTTTGGATCAATCCGCTGGTGTGGGTATTAAAAAGACAGATAGGAGAAAATCTAGAATTTATAGCCGACTCCAAGGCTGCAACACAAAACACCACAGGAATAAGCTATGAGCGCACCTTGCTCAGTACTGCGGCCAGTCATATGCAGCCTGCACTGGCCAATAATTTCTTCACGCCATTTATTAAAAAACGTATTCTCATGTTACAAAAAGAAGCCTCAGCCCAGTGGAATGCTTATAAATATGCATTGATACTGCCCGTGATAATCCTTTTCCTTTACAGCTTTAATGTGGTGGAAGAAGTGGAGTATGTGGATAAGGAGAACCCC is a window of Nonlabens sp. MB-3u-79 DNA encoding:
- a CDS encoding NADP-dependent isocitrate dehydrogenase, giving the protein MSHQPKIIYTKTDEAPALATSSFLPIVKKFIAPAGIDIESRDISLASRILAVFPERLKEDQKQENALAELGELVKQSDANIIKLPNISASLPQLIEAIKELQAKGYDIPHYVEEPVTEEDKEAKARYNKIKGSAVNPVLREGNSDRRAPKPVKQYARNNPHSMGAWSKDSKSHVSTMTAGDFAHNEKSFTTKKETTVDIQLIDKAGRVHVLKKGLSLLEGEILDATYMSKAALLEFLEEQIDDALEKDVLFSLHMKATMMKVSDPIIFGHAVKIFFKPLFDKYSSVFNKIGVDVNNGLGDLLSKLHELPELEREKIQDELREVYKYRPQLAMVNSDHGITNLHVPSDIIIDASMPAMIRNSGQMWNKDGKSQDTKAVIPDSSYAGVYDATIEFCKKNGAFDPTTMGTVPNVGLMAQKAEEYGSHDKTFEIAFGGKVQVVDAADGTVYLEDNVEAGDIWRACQTKDAPIQDWVKLAVTRARATNDPAIFWLDKNRAHDAQIIKKVTHYLKDHDTQGLDITIASPIKATERTLRRMKDGEDTISVTGNVLRDYNTDLFPILEVGTSAKMLSIVPLMNGGGLFETGAGGSAPKHVQQFEQENHLRWDSLGEFLALAVSLEHLAISYKNEKAQIIADALERATEKFLINRKSPSRKVNELDNRGSQFYLATYWAQELADQDIDEELAAQFTPLANKLVENEEKITSELIAVQGKAMDIGGYYLPDPAKTEAAMRPSKTFNEIIG
- the rplS gene encoding 50S ribosomal protein L19 encodes the protein MEQLVKFVQDEFIEKKDFPKFSAGDTITVFYEIKEGEKSRTQFFRGVVLQLRGTGLTKTFTIRKMSGGIGVERIFPLNLPALQKIEINKQGAVRRKRIFYFRELTGKKARIKEARRK
- a CDS encoding T9SS type A sorting domain-containing protein — protein: MRKILLFLLLSVFTFSLGAAIIQDSGHDTVVTTPIQKEKEKLTILTNPVKDGYLKLTFSSSTSNDLNLTIINSLGKQVYNAKRSINSDEQTFDVSKLSTGMYFLRVSTTSSNFVKKLIIR
- the trmD gene encoding tRNA (guanosine(37)-N1)-methyltransferase TrmD, producing the protein MRIDIITLLPELIKSPFEASILKRSIEKGLVEVHMHNLRKYGLNKYNQVDDYQYGGGAGMVMMIEPLDKMINGLKGERDYDEVIYMTPDGETLNQGMANHLSLKENIMIVCGHYKGIDQRVRDLYITKEISIGDYVLSGGELGAAVLCDALIRLIPGVISDETSALTDSFQDGLLAPPVYTRPADYKGHKVPEILLSGNLGAIELWREEKAFERTEERRPDLLSED
- a CDS encoding helix-turn-helix transcriptional regulator; translation: MKNKLKVLRAMHDFTQQDLADKIQVSRQTINTIEKGKYVPSTLLALKMASVFKVNVLEIFEMEDSDWG
- a CDS encoding BlaI/MecI/CopY family transcriptional regulator — protein: MEKLTQKEEEVMQALWSLEKAFVKEIVPELQGANHYNTVSTIVRKLEEKGYVAHEAFGKTHRYFPIVEKEAYRNKFVNNAMTSYFNDSYKNMVSFFAKEEKISATELREILEMIESKEK